One window of Peteryoungia desertarenae genomic DNA carries:
- a CDS encoding DUF6460 domain-containing protein: MQREVHSDVVYYLRGTLKLLLASLIAGTFMSFFGLTPMAVLEFLGVTPEEIQAGLYDGFAWAAPRALLGAMVVLPVWFVTYILMPPPRD; this comes from the coding sequence GTGCAGCGCGAGGTACATAGCGACGTGGTCTACTATCTGAGAGGTACGCTGAAACTGCTGCTGGCAAGCCTGATTGCCGGCACATTCATGTCCTTCTTCGGGCTGACACCCATGGCTGTTCTGGAGTTCCTGGGCGTAACCCCTGAAGAGATTCAGGCTGGCCTTTATGATGGCTTCGCATGGGCGGCACCGAGAGCTCTTCTCGGCGCAATGGTCGTTCTCCCAGTTTGGTTCGTCACCTATATCCTGATGCCGCCACCGAGAGATTAA
- a CDS encoding polyamine ABC transporter substrate-binding protein, translated as MKAQFIRTASVALATIFIASAVQAQERVVNVYNWSDYIDESVLEEFTKETGIKVVYDVFDSNELLETKLLAGGSGYDVVVPTGPFLARQIEAGVFQKLDKSKLPNLSNMWPMVSERLAKYDPGNEYAVNYMWGTTGIGYNVAKIKEALGADFTVDSWSAVFDPANAEKLKDCGINILDASDETFAIAMNYIGKDPDSKETADLEAGGEVFQKIRPFVRTFNSSAYIDDLANGDICMTIGWSGDILQAKARAEEAGNGVEVNYVIPKEGTYMWFDNMAIPADARNVEEAHAFINFMMRPDIIAKSSNYVQYANGNLASKELLDAEVRDNPAVYPPEDVMAKLFTISPYGPREQRVLNRVWTNIKTGS; from the coding sequence ATGAAGGCTCAATTCATCCGAACGGCGTCAGTAGCCTTGGCAACGATCTTCATCGCATCGGCTGTCCAAGCGCAGGAACGCGTTGTCAATGTATATAACTGGTCTGACTATATCGATGAGTCGGTGCTGGAAGAGTTTACAAAGGAGACCGGTATCAAGGTCGTCTATGACGTTTTTGATTCCAACGAACTCCTTGAAACGAAATTGCTTGCCGGCGGTTCGGGCTATGATGTCGTCGTGCCAACGGGGCCATTCCTTGCCCGCCAGATTGAAGCGGGTGTCTTCCAGAAGCTGGATAAATCCAAACTCCCGAATCTGTCCAACATGTGGCCGATGGTCAGTGAGCGCCTCGCCAAATATGATCCCGGCAACGAGTATGCCGTAAACTACATGTGGGGCACGACGGGTATCGGCTACAATGTTGCCAAGATAAAGGAGGCACTCGGCGCCGACTTCACTGTCGACAGCTGGAGTGCGGTCTTTGACCCGGCCAATGCCGAAAAGCTTAAGGATTGCGGGATCAATATCCTTGATGCCTCTGATGAAACTTTCGCAATTGCGATGAATTACATCGGCAAGGATCCGGACAGCAAGGAGACCGCTGACCTTGAGGCAGGTGGCGAAGTGTTCCAGAAGATCCGTCCCTTCGTTCGCACTTTCAACTCGTCTGCTTACATCGATGATCTGGCTAATGGCGACATTTGCATGACGATTGGCTGGTCGGGAGATATCCTGCAGGCCAAGGCGCGCGCCGAAGAGGCTGGCAATGGTGTCGAGGTCAATTATGTGATTCCGAAGGAAGGCACCTATATGTGGTTCGACAATATGGCCATCCCTGCGGATGCCAGAAATGTCGAGGAAGCCCATGCATTCATCAACTTCATGATGCGACCGGACATCATCGCCAAGTCTTCCAACTATGTTCAGTATGCCAATGGCAACCTTGCATCCAAGGAACTTCTTGATGCTGAAGTCCGCGATAATCCGGCAGTCTACCCGCCGGAAGATGTCATGGCCAAGCTGTTTACGATCTCTCCTTACGGGCCGCGCGAGCAGCGTGTCCTGAACAGGGTTTGGACGAATATCAAGACCGGTAGCTGA
- a CDS encoding AsmA family protein, which produces MTTQREQDRKPVGFRRQRRLRFILICIVAFGAAFAFSRLAAPYLISSAVVRSAIASAVAEWTGHEVLITGTPLISFWPEPRVTLNELTIFKREDQDQVLLGRIGNLSASFSLWSAIRGAPEFENFRFVRPQMRVERNLDGYLDWSDEGLLSAAVRNASLADDATQYLDPQHDADIGTITVVDGELTLFDEGTEATVTLTDINTEIEWQRLSTGLKAEGSLVAGGEAIRLMIDMRQPLAMFGGNPTQITADLNSDTMKFVFSGIADIVHLQPQAGRLTFEVSSFEAIRKWTGLRIAGTEHWNTLKFTAMVSPVDDLIRFEDLAFTVNGVSGSGLLDLHDVDDGKSRLTGTIAVERIDLLHLAKAFDLEMDRTSDVRPPGIGHWLDLDITLSAQRGSIGSLDLGEVATSITTSEDTTKLLIADAGLVGGRINASFAGLGEGYERGANFRVSLEGVDLGQLAAMLDLKGPSLRGTGSLELIGTVDKPLFSASLQDVSGSINLSMRDGVLAGFNLAGLRQLAGDKAYFPLGAAGEGDYSFTQLSFAARFAHGAAEIDRASLVSTSETLSFSGLIPFSSGGIAVTGSVLPNPSSEEVEENRKVEFRFFVGGSWPDPVVTPFPHFR; this is translated from the coding sequence ATGACGACACAAAGAGAACAGGACAGGAAGCCGGTGGGCTTTCGGCGACAGCGAAGGCTGCGCTTCATCCTGATCTGCATCGTCGCTTTTGGCGCCGCCTTTGCGTTTTCGCGATTGGCCGCTCCATACCTCATTTCAAGCGCAGTTGTGCGTTCGGCCATTGCCTCGGCGGTTGCGGAATGGACGGGTCATGAAGTCCTGATTACAGGCACCCCCCTCATCAGTTTCTGGCCTGAACCGCGGGTCACGCTCAATGAACTCACCATTTTCAAGCGCGAAGATCAGGACCAAGTTCTACTTGGACGGATTGGCAATTTGTCTGCATCTTTCAGTCTCTGGTCCGCCATTCGCGGCGCGCCGGAATTCGAAAATTTCCGGTTTGTGCGGCCCCAAATGCGGGTCGAGCGAAATCTGGATGGCTATCTCGACTGGAGTGACGAGGGGTTGTTGAGTGCCGCCGTGCGCAACGCCTCATTGGCGGATGATGCCACGCAATATCTCGACCCTCAGCATGATGCAGACATTGGCACGATCACGGTTGTGGACGGTGAGCTCACGCTCTTTGATGAAGGGACAGAGGCGACGGTTACCCTTACCGACATCAATACGGAGATCGAGTGGCAGCGCCTCAGTACCGGTCTAAAAGCGGAAGGGTCTCTGGTCGCCGGTGGGGAAGCCATTCGCCTGATGATCGACATGCGTCAACCATTGGCCATGTTTGGCGGAAATCCGACACAGATTACGGCTGATCTGAATTCAGATACGATGAAGTTTGTGTTTTCAGGTATTGCCGACATCGTTCACCTTCAGCCCCAAGCCGGACGATTGACCTTTGAGGTCTCGTCGTTTGAGGCCATACGGAAATGGACCGGTCTACGGATTGCCGGGACAGAACACTGGAATACGCTCAAGTTCACGGCCATGGTATCACCCGTCGACGACCTCATCCGGTTCGAAGACCTTGCCTTCACCGTCAACGGGGTCAGCGGATCGGGTCTCCTGGATCTGCATGATGTGGATGACGGCAAGTCACGCCTTACCGGTACCATCGCAGTCGAAAGGATCGACCTGCTTCATCTGGCCAAGGCATTTGATCTGGAAATGGATCGCACCAGCGACGTCAGGCCTCCGGGAATAGGTCACTGGCTTGATCTCGATATAACCCTGTCGGCACAAAGGGGCAGCATCGGCTCTCTCGATCTCGGGGAAGTGGCAACGAGCATTACGACCTCCGAAGACACCACAAAACTTCTGATCGCGGATGCAGGCCTGGTCGGAGGCAGAATCAATGCCAGTTTCGCCGGCCTTGGTGAGGGATATGAAAGAGGCGCCAATTTCCGCGTCAGTCTGGAAGGTGTTGACCTTGGTCAACTGGCGGCCATGCTTGATCTGAAGGGCCCGTCGCTGCGTGGCACGGGTTCACTCGAATTGATCGGGACAGTCGACAAGCCGTTGTTCAGTGCCAGTCTGCAAGATGTATCCGGCAGCATAAATCTGTCCATGCGCGATGGTGTATTGGCAGGCTTCAATCTTGCCGGACTGCGTCAACTGGCAGGAGACAAGGCCTATTTCCCGCTCGGCGCCGCGGGCGAAGGGGACTACTCTTTCACACAACTGAGCTTTGCCGCACGGTTCGCCCATGGTGCTGCCGAGATCGACAGGGCGAGCCTTGTGTCCACATCGGAAACTTTGAGCTTCAGCGGCCTGATACCCTTCAGCAGTGGAGGGATTGCCGTTACGGGATCGGTCTTGCCGAACCCTTCATCGGAAGAAGTGGAAGAGAACAGAAAAGTCGAGTTTCGTTTCTTCGTCGGCGGCTCATGGCCCGATCCGGTCGTTACGCCCTTTCCTCATTTTCGTTGA
- a CDS encoding helix-turn-helix domain-containing protein — protein sequence MAERKIFAGPRVRRIRNGLGLTQTAMAEALEISPSYLNLIERNQRPLTVQLLLKLASVYKVDLDELQGEAGSNVGQLREIFADPLLSGELPGDQELIEVAEVAPNAANGIVKLYRAYREQAGRLSDLAELLAREGHETSLSGARLPIDEVRDQIEKRPNFHARLEDAAEAFHADLGLSAGDDLGVALKGWLRATHGIVVRALPVQTMPSLRRRYDRHSMRLFLSERLSTFDQLREVAMEVCLLSFGDQIQSELDSMALTSSEARRLGRFELARYAAHALMMPYVSFLSSAQRARYDIDVLRARFNVSFEQVANRLTMLQRPGAQGIPFFMMEIDNAGNRFRRAGSHGFPQAKFGGGCPKLSIHAAFALPGQLLVDHVEMPDGSGFLTVSRTLEGPQAGFGERVRRTALLIGCDISHRSELIYGAALPQEGTPPIAIGTACRLCERPGCLARAEPPLTRPLGLDEMVTGLSAFDFQ from the coding sequence ATGGCTGAGAGAAAGATTTTTGCAGGTCCGCGCGTACGCCGTATTCGCAATGGACTGGGTCTGACCCAAACAGCGATGGCCGAGGCTCTGGAAATCTCGCCATCTTATCTCAATCTGATCGAGCGCAATCAGCGCCCACTCACCGTACAACTGCTTCTGAAATTGGCTTCCGTCTACAAGGTCGATCTTGATGAGTTGCAGGGGGAGGCGGGGAGCAATGTCGGTCAGTTGCGTGAAATCTTTGCTGATCCGCTGCTTTCGGGAGAATTGCCGGGCGACCAGGAACTCATCGAAGTTGCAGAGGTGGCGCCGAATGCGGCAAACGGGATAGTGAAGCTCTACCGGGCTTATCGGGAGCAGGCAGGCCGTTTATCCGATCTTGCAGAGCTCCTGGCGCGAGAAGGCCATGAGACATCGCTCTCAGGTGCAAGGCTGCCCATTGATGAAGTGCGTGATCAGATCGAGAAGCGCCCCAATTTCCATGCGCGTCTTGAAGATGCAGCAGAGGCCTTTCATGCTGACCTTGGGCTGAGCGCGGGGGATGATCTGGGCGTTGCCTTGAAGGGCTGGTTGCGCGCGACGCATGGGATTGTTGTTCGGGCTTTACCGGTCCAGACCATGCCAAGCCTGCGCCGTCGTTACGACCGCCATTCCATGCGTCTGTTCCTGTCAGAACGGCTTTCGACATTTGACCAGTTGAGGGAAGTGGCCATGGAAGTCTGTCTTCTTTCCTTTGGCGACCAGATCCAGTCGGAACTCGACAGCATGGCCTTGACGTCCAGCGAAGCACGGCGCCTCGGCAGATTCGAACTGGCTCGCTATGCGGCACACGCGCTCATGATGCCCTATGTTAGCTTTTTGTCGTCTGCCCAGCGTGCCCGTTACGACATTGATGTGCTGCGCGCTCGCTTCAATGTGTCATTCGAGCAGGTGGCCAATCGTCTGACCATGCTTCAACGGCCAGGCGCACAGGGCATCCCCTTCTTCATGATGGAAATCGACAACGCCGGAAACCGCTTCAGGCGGGCGGGTTCCCACGGCTTCCCTCAGGCGAAGTTCGGCGGAGGCTGTCCGAAACTCAGCATCCACGCTGCCTTTGCGCTCCCCGGTCAGTTGTTGGTGGACCATGTGGAGATGCCCGACGGTTCAGGATTTTTGACCGTATCCAGAACCCTGGAGGGACCTCAAGCCGGTTTTGGCGAACGGGTTCGCCGGACGGCGCTTCTGATTGGCTGCGATATCAGTCATCGGTCGGAGTTGATTTATGGGGCTGCCTTGCCGCAGGAAGGCACACCTCCGATTGCCATCGGGACAGCCTGTCGCCTCTGTGAAAGACCGGGCTGTCTGGCACGTGCGGAGCCGCCGCTGACACGCCCGCTAGGCCTCGACGAAATGGTTACAGGACTGAGTGCATTCGATTTCCAGTGA
- a CDS encoding ABC transporter ATP-binding protein gives MAKSLGPVKRSFSPWTDPGATPFIRFENVTKRFGDFVAVDNLSLDIYEREFFSLLGPSGCGKTTLMRMLAGFEQPSSGRILLQGQDLSGVPPYKRPTNMMFQSYALFPHMTVEKNIAFGLEQDNMSKADINARVQEMLKLVKLEQFAKRKPNQLSGGQRQRVALARSLAKRPKVLLLDEPLGALDRKLREETQFELMDIQTKLGLTFLIVTHDQEEAMTVSDRIAVMDKGILVQVATPAEIYEAPNSRYVADFIGDINIVEGKLLSAGSGHAHDPVKVDCDGFVVAVDQETCEAAVGASVAFAIRPEKVRMSLDQPSETAVNTLHGEVWDIGYLGDFSVFIVKLADGRFFRAAQANIARVVERPITFGDMVWLSWSEDAGLVLTH, from the coding sequence ATGGCGAAGTCTCTGGGACCCGTTAAACGCAGCTTTTCCCCCTGGACAGATCCGGGAGCCACACCCTTTATCCGTTTTGAAAATGTTACCAAACGCTTCGGTGATTTCGTAGCTGTCGACAATCTGAGCCTCGATATCTACGAGCGGGAATTCTTTTCGCTGCTTGGCCCGTCAGGATGTGGCAAGACAACGCTCATGCGCATGCTGGCGGGCTTCGAGCAGCCGTCATCGGGTCGCATCCTGCTGCAGGGTCAGGATCTTTCCGGTGTGCCGCCCTACAAGCGGCCGACCAACATGATGTTCCAGTCCTACGCGCTGTTCCCGCACATGACGGTCGAGAAGAACATTGCATTTGGCCTGGAGCAGGACAACATGTCGAAGGCCGACATCAATGCTCGCGTGCAGGAGATGCTCAAGCTTGTAAAGCTGGAGCAATTCGCCAAGCGCAAGCCGAACCAGTTGTCCGGCGGTCAGCGCCAGAGGGTGGCACTTGCGCGTTCTCTGGCCAAGCGCCCCAAGGTTCTGCTGCTTGACGAACCGCTGGGAGCGCTGGATCGCAAGCTTCGGGAAGAAACCCAATTCGAGCTGATGGACATTCAGACCAAGCTCGGCCTGACCTTCCTGATCGTTACCCATGATCAGGAAGAAGCGATGACCGTATCGGATCGGATTGCCGTGATGGACAAGGGTATCCTGGTCCAGGTGGCAACGCCTGCCGAGATCTACGAGGCACCCAATTCCCGTTATGTTGCGGACTTCATCGGCGACATCAACATCGTCGAAGGAAAGCTTTTGTCGGCTGGCAGCGGTCACGCGCATGATCCGGTCAAGGTCGATTGCGATGGCTTCGTTGTGGCCGTCGACCAGGAGACATGCGAAGCTGCGGTTGGCGCATCGGTGGCCTTCGCCATCCGTCCTGAAAAGGTTCGCATGTCTCTCGACCAGCCGAGCGAAACCGCCGTAAACACTCTTCACGGCGAAGTCTGGGATATAGGCTATCTCGGCGATTTTTCGGTGTTCATAGTGAAGCTCGCGGATGGTCGATTCTTCCGTGCCGCTCAGGCCAATATCGCGCGGGTCGTTGAGAGACCGATTACCTTCGGTGACATGGTTTGGTTGTCCTGGTCTGAGGATGCCGGCCTTGTCCTGACACACTGA
- a CDS encoding ABC transporter permease: MRAGRFDATILTLGFAFLYIPIIILVIYSFNESKLVTVWGGFSFKWYQEMWSNQGLMDAAWVTARVGVLSATLGTVLGTMAAIALVRHGRFHGRLLFSGMVYAPLVMPEVITGLSLLLLFVAVGLDRGLVTVVIAHTTFTMCYVAIVVQSRLLTFDRSLEEAALDLGCPPLKTFFKVTLPLILPAVISGWMLAFTLSLDDLVIASFTTGPGATTLPIKIYSQVRLGVTPEINAVCTILIGLVTIGVIIASITTKQRELQRQRDEHVAARGTS; the protein is encoded by the coding sequence ATGAGAGCCGGACGCTTCGACGCCACCATTCTCACGCTCGGTTTTGCCTTCCTCTACATCCCGATCATCATCCTCGTGATTTACTCCTTCAACGAGTCCAAGCTCGTGACGGTCTGGGGCGGTTTCTCGTTCAAATGGTACCAGGAGATGTGGTCCAATCAGGGACTGATGGATGCCGCCTGGGTGACCGCACGGGTTGGGGTGCTGAGCGCAACGCTCGGGACAGTGCTTGGAACCATGGCCGCCATCGCACTGGTGCGCCACGGACGTTTCCATGGTCGCCTGTTGTTTTCAGGTATGGTCTACGCGCCCTTGGTCATGCCAGAGGTCATTACGGGGCTCTCCCTGCTTTTGCTTTTCGTCGCCGTCGGCCTCGACCGAGGCCTCGTGACCGTTGTCATCGCCCACACCACCTTCACGATGTGTTACGTTGCAATTGTCGTGCAATCGCGCCTGCTCACTTTTGACAGAAGCCTTGAGGAAGCAGCGCTTGACCTTGGCTGTCCTCCACTGAAGACTTTCTTCAAGGTGACCCTGCCGCTCATACTGCCAGCTGTCATTTCCGGCTGGATGCTGGCCTTCACCTTGTCTCTTGATGATCTGGTAATCGCGAGCTTTACCACGGGGCCGGGTGCAACGACGCTGCCGATCAAGATCTATTCGCAAGTGCGCCTCGGCGTGACACCGGAGATTAATGCTGTCTGCACCATTCTGATCGGACTTGTCACCATCGGAGTGATCATCGCCTCGATAACCACGAAGCAACGCGAACTGCAGCGTCAGCGCGACGAGCATGTCGCGGCCCGAGGAACGAGTTGA
- the aceA gene encoding isocitrate lyase — translation MTDFYNLVPSAPKGRYEGIERPYTAADVERLRGSVQIKYTLAENGANRLWKLIHEEDFVNALGALSGNQAMQMVRAGLKAIYLSGWQVAADANTASSMYPDQSLYPANAAPELAKRINKTLQRADQIETQEGKGLSVETWFAPIVADAEAGFGGPLNSFEIMKAFIEAGAAGVHYEDQLASEKKCGHLGGKVLIPTQAHIRNLNAARLAADVMGTPTLIIARTDAEAAKLLTSDIDERDQPFVDYDAGRTAEGFYQVKNGIEPCIARAIAYAPYCDMIWMETSKPDLEQARKFAEAVHKAHPGKKLAYNCSPSFNWKKNLDDATIAKYQKELGAMGYKFQFITLAGFHQLNYGMFELARGYKDRQMAAYSELQQAEFAAEVNGYTATKHQREVGTGYFDAVSMAITGGQSSTTAMKESTETDQFRPAAE, via the coding sequence ATGACTGACTTTTACAACCTCGTCCCCAGCGCACCAAAGGGCCGCTACGAGGGTATTGAACGCCCTTACACCGCCGCCGATGTCGAGCGTCTGCGTGGCTCGGTGCAGATCAAGTACACGCTGGCTGAAAACGGTGCCAACCGCCTGTGGAAGCTGATCCACGAGGAAGACTTCGTCAACGCTCTGGGCGCACTCTCCGGCAACCAGGCCATGCAGATGGTTCGCGCCGGACTGAAGGCCATCTATCTGTCAGGCTGGCAGGTTGCTGCGGATGCCAATACCGCGTCCTCCATGTATCCGGACCAGTCGCTTTATCCCGCAAATGCTGCGCCGGAACTGGCCAAGCGGATCAACAAGACCCTGCAGCGCGCCGATCAGATCGAAACGCAGGAAGGCAAGGGCCTTTCAGTCGAGACCTGGTTTGCTCCCATCGTTGCCGATGCGGAAGCTGGCTTCGGCGGACCGCTGAATTCCTTCGAAATCATGAAGGCTTTCATCGAAGCCGGCGCTGCAGGCGTTCACTATGAGGACCAGCTGGCGTCTGAAAAGAAGTGCGGCCATCTCGGCGGCAAGGTTCTGATCCCGACCCAGGCGCATATCCGCAACCTGAATGCCGCGCGCCTTGCCGCTGACGTCATGGGTACGCCGACGCTCATCATCGCCCGTACCGATGCCGAAGCAGCAAAGCTGCTTACATCCGACATCGACGAGCGTGACCAGCCTTTCGTTGATTACGATGCAGGTCGCACCGCCGAAGGCTTCTATCAGGTGAAGAACGGCATCGAGCCGTGCATCGCCCGCGCTATTGCCTATGCCCCCTATTGCGACATGATCTGGATGGAAACCTCCAAGCCTGATCTGGAACAGGCACGCAAGTTTGCCGAAGCCGTGCACAAGGCACATCCCGGCAAGAAGCTTGCCTACAACTGCTCGCCGTCGTTCAACTGGAAGAAGAACCTCGATGACGCAACGATCGCCAAGTACCAGAAGGAACTCGGCGCGATGGGCTACAAGTTCCAGTTCATCACGCTGGCCGGCTTCCACCAGCTGAACTACGGCATGTTCGAACTGGCCCGTGGCTACAAGGATCGCCAGATGGCTGCCTATTCCGAGCTGCAGCAGGCGGAATTTGCCGCTGAGGTCAACGGCTACACGGCAACCAAGCATCAGCGCGAAGTCGGCACCGGTTACTTTGATGCCGTTTCAATGGCGATCACCGGTGGCCAGTCTTCAACGACAGCCATGAAGGAATCAACCGAGACGGACCAGTTCCGTCCGGCTGCTGAGTAA
- a CDS encoding ABC transporter permease subunit, with protein MANDIADKRPGFAAWLVVYVPYLWLLLFFLTPFLIIAKISLSDTAIAMPPYTPVFEGWSAIGDFFSELDFENYVFLTEDFLYANAYISSLRIAFFSTLLLLLIGYPMALAMARAPLTLRPTLLMLVILPFWTSFLIRVYAWIGILKPEGLLTVALQSVGLLGADDQVQIFRTETAVFIGIVYSYLPFMVLPLYAALEKMDATLLEAASDLGCPPWKAFWKITFPLSIPGVIAGSMICFIPITGEFVIPDLLGGAETLMIGKTLWTEFFGNRDWPLASAVAIILLLLLVVPIMIFQNQQQKA; from the coding sequence ATGGCAAACGACATCGCTGATAAGAGGCCCGGCTTCGCGGCTTGGCTCGTCGTCTATGTGCCTTATCTCTGGCTGCTACTCTTTTTCCTCACGCCCTTCCTGATCATTGCAAAGATTTCGCTGTCTGATACGGCGATCGCCATGCCGCCCTATACACCGGTCTTCGAAGGATGGTCTGCCATCGGCGACTTCTTTTCGGAACTGGACTTCGAGAACTATGTCTTCCTGACCGAGGACTTTCTTTATGCCAATGCCTATATATCATCGCTGAGGATTGCATTTTTCTCGACGCTTCTGTTGCTGCTGATCGGCTATCCGATGGCATTGGCTATGGCTCGCGCGCCATTGACGCTGCGGCCAACCCTTCTCATGCTGGTGATCCTGCCATTCTGGACGTCATTTCTGATCCGCGTCTATGCGTGGATCGGCATTCTGAAGCCGGAAGGCCTGCTAACCGTTGCCTTGCAGTCTGTTGGGCTGCTGGGGGCCGATGATCAGGTGCAGATTTTCCGAACCGAGACCGCAGTCTTCATTGGTATTGTCTATTCCTATCTGCCATTCATGGTCCTGCCCCTCTATGCCGCACTGGAAAAAATGGACGCGACTTTGCTCGAGGCCGCAAGTGACCTCGGCTGTCCGCCATGGAAGGCCTTCTGGAAAATTACCTTTCCCCTCTCTATCCCCGGTGTCATCGCGGGCTCGATGATCTGCTTCATCCCGATCACGGGCGAGTTCGTCATCCCCGATCTGCTCGGCGGGGCAGAGACGCTGATGATCGGCAAGACGCTCTGGACAGAGTTTTTTGGCAATAGAGATTGGCCGCTTGCGTCTGCAGTCGCGATCATACTCCTCCTGCTTCTGGTCGTGCCAATCATGATCTTCCAGAACCAGCAGCAGAAAGCGTGA